The following are encoded in a window of Echeneis naucrates chromosome 19, fEcheNa1.1, whole genome shotgun sequence genomic DNA:
- the adam11 gene encoding disintegrin and metalloproteinase domain-containing protein 11 isoform X2, giving the protein MLAVRCLLFAAVCARCAVTGLEEWGSLDGRLLPAEEVVQPKRLLQQIHSQEELLHSRLDTRVKNHTAKAQPVHLAQSSFLVKAFGTSFVLDLELNHNLLSTDYVERHYDEDGQLSQSMGGEHCYYHGQIRGLPCSWAALSTCHGLRGMFSDGNISYGIEPVGSGEEHNDHIVYRMPDINFLPPPCPGCWVNSTEPEGQPDGHSEGDRVLKDGDVWSKEEKPVVTAGLKRSKRQVRRGQRTVQTETKYIELMVVNDHELFVQLRRSTTQTKNFAKAVVNMADAIYKEQLNTRIVLVAMETWSSENRVSVGDDALLTLRDFMKYRKESIKERCDAVHLLSGRTFMSSRSEAAYIGGICSLTRGGGVNEFGGVGPMAITLCQSLGQNIGMLRNKERAAASDCRCPDPWLGCIMEDTGYYLPRKFSRCSIDEYLRFLQQGGGSCLFNKPSKLLDPPECGNGYVEVGEECDCGSLVECARNGANCCKKCTLTHNAMCSNGLCCRDCRYELRGVTCRDAVNDCDISETCTGDSSQCPHNVHKLDGYMCDTGQGRCYGGRCKTRDGQCRTLWGYNSADRFCYEKLNSEGTDKGNCGPDSSGQGWVQCNKQDVLCGLLLCTNLTEKPRFGELHGKITSLTIHHQNRYLDCRGGHAVLDDGLDMGYVEDGTPCGPNMMCLERRCLPVTTFNLSTCPGSSSSRICSHHGTCSNEVKCICDPDYTGKDCSVLDPIPIPTPPEGPEKYRGPSGTNIIIGSVAGAILLAAIVLGGTGWGFKNIRRGRYDPTFQS; this is encoded by the exons ATGCTGGCTGTGAGATGCCTGCTGTTCGCTGCAGTGTGTGCACGGTGCGCCGTGACAG gTCTGGAGGAATGGGGGAGCCTCGACGGAAGGCTGCTGCCTGCAGAGGAGGTCGTTCAGCCCAAGCGGCTCCTGCAACAGATCCACTCCCAGGAGGAACTGCTCCACAGCCGCCTGGACACCCGAGTCAAGAACCACACTGCCAAAGCGCAG CCGGTCCATTTGGCCCAGAGCAGCTTCCTGGTGAAGGCGTTTGGCACATCCTTTGTCCTTGACCTTGAACTCAACCA TAATCTCCTGTCCACAGACTATGTGGAGCGTCACTATGATGAGGATGGGCAGCTGTCACAGAGTATG GGGGGAGAGCACTGCTACTACCATGGGCAAATCCGAGGGCTGCCGTGCTCCTGGGCAGCTCTGTCAACCTGCCATGGACTGCG AGGGATGTTTTCTGATGGGAACATCTCCTATGGGATTGAACCTGTTGGCAGTGGAGAG GAACACAATGACCACATTGTGTATCGTATGCCGGACATTAACTTCCTCCCACCTCCTTGTCCAG gaTGCTGGGTGAACAGCACAGAGCCCGAGGGGCAGCCAGATGGCCACAGTGAAGGAGACAGAGTGCTGAAAGATGGAGACGTCTGGTCTAAAGAAGAGAAGCCCGTCGTCACAGCAGGACTGAAACGCTCAAAAAGACAA GTGCGGCGAGGCCAGCGCACTGTGCAGACTGAGACCAAGTACATCGAACTGATGGTGGTCAATGACCATGAACTG tttgtgcAGCTCCGCCGGTCGACCACTCAGACAAAGAACTTTGCCAAAGCCGTAGTGAACATGGCCGATGCA ATCTACAAGGAGCAGCTCAACACTCGCATCGTTTTGGTGGCCATGGAAACCTGGTCGTCTGAAAACAGGGTCTCCGTTGGCGACGACGCCTTGCTCACTCTGCGTGACTTCATGAAGTACAGGAAAGAGAGCATCAAGGAACGCTGTGATGCTGTGCACCTTTTGtc TGGGAGGACGTTCATGAGCAGCCGCAGTGAGGCAGCCTACATCGGGGGCATCTGTTCACTCACCAGGGGTGGAGGCGTTAATGAG TTTGGCGGTGTGGGCCCCATGGCCATCACATTGTGTCAGAGTCTTGGCCAGAACATTGGTATGCTGAGGAACAAGGAGCGGGCAGCTGCAA GTGACTGCAGGTGTCCAGATCCATGGCTGGGCTGCATCATGGAGGATACAGG CTATTACTTGCCCAGGAAGTTTTCTCGCTGCAGCATAGATGAGTACCTTCGTTTCCTCCAGCAGGGAGGAGGCAGCTGCCTGTTCAATAAGCCTAGCAAG cTATTAGACCCACCAGAGTGTGGTAATGGATATGTAGAGGTGGGAGAGGAATGTGACTGTGGCTCACTAGTG GAGTGTGCTCGAAATGGAGCCAACTGCTGTAAGAAGTGTACGCTTACCCACAATGCCATGTGTAGCAATGGGCTCTGCTGCAGGGACTGCAGG TATGAGCTGAGAGGGGTGACGTGCCGTGATGCTGTTAATGACTGCGACATTTCTGAGACCTGTACAGGAGACTCCAGtcag TGTCCTCATAATGTCCACAAACTGGATGGGTACATGTGTGATACAGGCCAG GGTCGTTGTTATGGAGGACGCTGTAAAACTAGAGATGGCCAGTGCAGGACTCTGTGGGGCTACA ACTCAGCTGACAGGTTTTGTTATGAGAAGCTGAACTCTGAGGGCACAGATAAAGGAAACTGTGGCCCAGACTCCAGTGGTCAGGGATGGGTGCAGTGCAACAAGCA AGATGTTTTATGCGGTTTGCTGCTGTGCACCAATCTGACAGAGAAGCCGAGGTTTGGTGAGCTGCATGGGAAGATCACTAGTCTGACCATCCACCATCAGAACAGATACCTGGACTGCAG AGGAGGCCATGCAGTACTGGACGATGGTTTGGACATGGGCTATGTGGAGGATGGGACGCCATGTGggccaaacatgatgtgtttggagcGCCGCTGCCTCCCTGTCACCACCTTCAACCTGAGCACCTGCCCTGGTTCCTCATCCTCGCGCATTTGCTCCCATCACGGG ACGTGCAGCAATGAGGTGAAGTGTATCTGTGATCCAGACTACACTGGGAAGGACTGTAGTGTGCTTGACCCGATCCCCATCCCCACCCCCCCAGAGGGCCCCGAAAAGTACAGAG GTCCCAGTGGTACCAATATCATAATAGGTTCGGTTGCTGGTGCAATTCTGCTGGCAGCGATAGTCCTGGGGGGAACTGGCTGGGGATTTAA AAACATCCGGAGAGGAAGGTACGATCCCACATTTCAGTCCTGA
- the adam11 gene encoding disintegrin and metalloproteinase domain-containing protein 11 isoform X3, with translation MLAVRCLLFAAVCARCAVTGLEEWGSLDGRLLPAEEVVQPKRLLQQIHSQEELLHSRLDTRVKNHTAKAQPVHLAQSSFLVKAFGTSFVLDLELNHNLLSTDYVERHYDEDGQLSQSMGGEHCYYHGQIRGLPCSWAALSTCHGLRGMFSDGNISYGIEPVGSGEEHNDHIVYRMPDINFLPPPCPGCWVNSTEPEGQPDGHSEGDRVLKDGDVWSKEEKPVVTAGLKRSKRQVRRGQRTVQTETKYIELMVVNDHELFVQLRRSTTQTKNFAKAVVNMADAIYKEQLNTRIVLVAMETWSSENRVSVGDDALLTLRDFMKYRKESIKERCDAVHLLSGRTFMSSRSEAAYIGGICSLTRGGGVNEFGGVGPMAITLCQSLGQNIGMLRNKERAAASDCRCPDPWLGCIMEDTGYYLPRKFSRCSIDEYLRFLQQGGGSCLFNKPSKLLDPPECGNGYVEVGEECDCGSLVECARNGANCCKKCTLTHNAMCSNGLCCRDCRYELRGVTCRDAVNDCDISETCTGDSSQCPHNVHKLDGYMCDTGQGRCYGGRCKTRDGQCRTLWGYNSADRFCYEKLNSEGTDKGNCGPDSSGQGWVQCNKQDVLCGLLLCTNLTEKPRFGELHGKITSLTIHHQNRYLDCRGGHAVLDDGLDMGYVEDGTPCGPNMMCLERRCLPVTTFNLSTCPGSSSSRICSHHGTCSNEVKCICDPDYTGKDCSVLDPIPIPTPPEGPEKYRGPSGTNIIIGSVAGAILLAAIVLGGTGWGFKNIRRGRSSGV, from the exons ATGCTGGCTGTGAGATGCCTGCTGTTCGCTGCAGTGTGTGCACGGTGCGCCGTGACAG gTCTGGAGGAATGGGGGAGCCTCGACGGAAGGCTGCTGCCTGCAGAGGAGGTCGTTCAGCCCAAGCGGCTCCTGCAACAGATCCACTCCCAGGAGGAACTGCTCCACAGCCGCCTGGACACCCGAGTCAAGAACCACACTGCCAAAGCGCAG CCGGTCCATTTGGCCCAGAGCAGCTTCCTGGTGAAGGCGTTTGGCACATCCTTTGTCCTTGACCTTGAACTCAACCA TAATCTCCTGTCCACAGACTATGTGGAGCGTCACTATGATGAGGATGGGCAGCTGTCACAGAGTATG GGGGGAGAGCACTGCTACTACCATGGGCAAATCCGAGGGCTGCCGTGCTCCTGGGCAGCTCTGTCAACCTGCCATGGACTGCG AGGGATGTTTTCTGATGGGAACATCTCCTATGGGATTGAACCTGTTGGCAGTGGAGAG GAACACAATGACCACATTGTGTATCGTATGCCGGACATTAACTTCCTCCCACCTCCTTGTCCAG gaTGCTGGGTGAACAGCACAGAGCCCGAGGGGCAGCCAGATGGCCACAGTGAAGGAGACAGAGTGCTGAAAGATGGAGACGTCTGGTCTAAAGAAGAGAAGCCCGTCGTCACAGCAGGACTGAAACGCTCAAAAAGACAA GTGCGGCGAGGCCAGCGCACTGTGCAGACTGAGACCAAGTACATCGAACTGATGGTGGTCAATGACCATGAACTG tttgtgcAGCTCCGCCGGTCGACCACTCAGACAAAGAACTTTGCCAAAGCCGTAGTGAACATGGCCGATGCA ATCTACAAGGAGCAGCTCAACACTCGCATCGTTTTGGTGGCCATGGAAACCTGGTCGTCTGAAAACAGGGTCTCCGTTGGCGACGACGCCTTGCTCACTCTGCGTGACTTCATGAAGTACAGGAAAGAGAGCATCAAGGAACGCTGTGATGCTGTGCACCTTTTGtc TGGGAGGACGTTCATGAGCAGCCGCAGTGAGGCAGCCTACATCGGGGGCATCTGTTCACTCACCAGGGGTGGAGGCGTTAATGAG TTTGGCGGTGTGGGCCCCATGGCCATCACATTGTGTCAGAGTCTTGGCCAGAACATTGGTATGCTGAGGAACAAGGAGCGGGCAGCTGCAA GTGACTGCAGGTGTCCAGATCCATGGCTGGGCTGCATCATGGAGGATACAGG CTATTACTTGCCCAGGAAGTTTTCTCGCTGCAGCATAGATGAGTACCTTCGTTTCCTCCAGCAGGGAGGAGGCAGCTGCCTGTTCAATAAGCCTAGCAAG cTATTAGACCCACCAGAGTGTGGTAATGGATATGTAGAGGTGGGAGAGGAATGTGACTGTGGCTCACTAGTG GAGTGTGCTCGAAATGGAGCCAACTGCTGTAAGAAGTGTACGCTTACCCACAATGCCATGTGTAGCAATGGGCTCTGCTGCAGGGACTGCAGG TATGAGCTGAGAGGGGTGACGTGCCGTGATGCTGTTAATGACTGCGACATTTCTGAGACCTGTACAGGAGACTCCAGtcag TGTCCTCATAATGTCCACAAACTGGATGGGTACATGTGTGATACAGGCCAG GGTCGTTGTTATGGAGGACGCTGTAAAACTAGAGATGGCCAGTGCAGGACTCTGTGGGGCTACA ACTCAGCTGACAGGTTTTGTTATGAGAAGCTGAACTCTGAGGGCACAGATAAAGGAAACTGTGGCCCAGACTCCAGTGGTCAGGGATGGGTGCAGTGCAACAAGCA AGATGTTTTATGCGGTTTGCTGCTGTGCACCAATCTGACAGAGAAGCCGAGGTTTGGTGAGCTGCATGGGAAGATCACTAGTCTGACCATCCACCATCAGAACAGATACCTGGACTGCAG AGGAGGCCATGCAGTACTGGACGATGGTTTGGACATGGGCTATGTGGAGGATGGGACGCCATGTGggccaaacatgatgtgtttggagcGCCGCTGCCTCCCTGTCACCACCTTCAACCTGAGCACCTGCCCTGGTTCCTCATCCTCGCGCATTTGCTCCCATCACGGG ACGTGCAGCAATGAGGTGAAGTGTATCTGTGATCCAGACTACACTGGGAAGGACTGTAGTGTGCTTGACCCGATCCCCATCCCCACCCCCCCAGAGGGCCCCGAAAAGTACAGAG GTCCCAGTGGTACCAATATCATAATAGGTTCGGTTGCTGGTGCAATTCTGCTGGCAGCGATAGTCCTGGGGGGAACTGGCTGGGGATTTAA AAACATCCGGAGAGGAAG ATCTTCAGGAGTTTGA
- the adam11 gene encoding disintegrin and metalloproteinase domain-containing protein 11 isoform X1 — translation MLAVRCLLFAAVCARCAVTGLEEWGSLDGRLLPAEEVVQPKRLLQQIHSQEELLHSRLDTRVKNHTAKAQPVHLAQSSFLVKAFGTSFVLDLELNHNLLSTDYVERHYDEDGQLSQSMGGEHCYYHGQIRGLPCSWAALSTCHGLRGMFSDGNISYGIEPVGSGEEHNDHIVYRMPDINFLPPPCPGCWVNSTEPEGQPDGHSEGDRVLKDGDVWSKEEKPVVTAGLKRSKRQVRRGQRTVQTETKYIELMVVNDHELFVQLRRSTTQTKNFAKAVVNMADAIYKEQLNTRIVLVAMETWSSENRVSVGDDALLTLRDFMKYRKESIKERCDAVHLLSGRTFMSSRSEAAYIGGICSLTRGGGVNEFGGVGPMAITLCQSLGQNIGMLRNKERAAASDCRCPDPWLGCIMEDTGYYLPRKFSRCSIDEYLRFLQQGGGSCLFNKPSKLLDPPECGNGYVEVGEECDCGSLVECARNGANCCKKCTLTHNAMCSNGLCCRDCRYELRGVTCRDAVNDCDISETCTGDSSQCPHNVHKLDGYMCDTGQGRCYGGRCKTRDGQCRTLWGYNSADRFCYEKLNSEGTDKGNCGPDSSGQGWVQCNKQDVLCGLLLCTNLTEKPRFGELHGKITSLTIHHQNRYLDCRGGHAVLDDGLDMGYVEDGTPCGPNMMCLERRCLPVTTFNLSTCPGSSSSRICSHHGTCSNEVKCICDPDYTGKDCSVLDPIPIPTPPEGPEKYRETSGEEDLQEFESYFSTVLSSLHCVQSALRRQKNMMSSIFSPLFLISLLPPSVFSLCG, via the exons ATGCTGGCTGTGAGATGCCTGCTGTTCGCTGCAGTGTGTGCACGGTGCGCCGTGACAG gTCTGGAGGAATGGGGGAGCCTCGACGGAAGGCTGCTGCCTGCAGAGGAGGTCGTTCAGCCCAAGCGGCTCCTGCAACAGATCCACTCCCAGGAGGAACTGCTCCACAGCCGCCTGGACACCCGAGTCAAGAACCACACTGCCAAAGCGCAG CCGGTCCATTTGGCCCAGAGCAGCTTCCTGGTGAAGGCGTTTGGCACATCCTTTGTCCTTGACCTTGAACTCAACCA TAATCTCCTGTCCACAGACTATGTGGAGCGTCACTATGATGAGGATGGGCAGCTGTCACAGAGTATG GGGGGAGAGCACTGCTACTACCATGGGCAAATCCGAGGGCTGCCGTGCTCCTGGGCAGCTCTGTCAACCTGCCATGGACTGCG AGGGATGTTTTCTGATGGGAACATCTCCTATGGGATTGAACCTGTTGGCAGTGGAGAG GAACACAATGACCACATTGTGTATCGTATGCCGGACATTAACTTCCTCCCACCTCCTTGTCCAG gaTGCTGGGTGAACAGCACAGAGCCCGAGGGGCAGCCAGATGGCCACAGTGAAGGAGACAGAGTGCTGAAAGATGGAGACGTCTGGTCTAAAGAAGAGAAGCCCGTCGTCACAGCAGGACTGAAACGCTCAAAAAGACAA GTGCGGCGAGGCCAGCGCACTGTGCAGACTGAGACCAAGTACATCGAACTGATGGTGGTCAATGACCATGAACTG tttgtgcAGCTCCGCCGGTCGACCACTCAGACAAAGAACTTTGCCAAAGCCGTAGTGAACATGGCCGATGCA ATCTACAAGGAGCAGCTCAACACTCGCATCGTTTTGGTGGCCATGGAAACCTGGTCGTCTGAAAACAGGGTCTCCGTTGGCGACGACGCCTTGCTCACTCTGCGTGACTTCATGAAGTACAGGAAAGAGAGCATCAAGGAACGCTGTGATGCTGTGCACCTTTTGtc TGGGAGGACGTTCATGAGCAGCCGCAGTGAGGCAGCCTACATCGGGGGCATCTGTTCACTCACCAGGGGTGGAGGCGTTAATGAG TTTGGCGGTGTGGGCCCCATGGCCATCACATTGTGTCAGAGTCTTGGCCAGAACATTGGTATGCTGAGGAACAAGGAGCGGGCAGCTGCAA GTGACTGCAGGTGTCCAGATCCATGGCTGGGCTGCATCATGGAGGATACAGG CTATTACTTGCCCAGGAAGTTTTCTCGCTGCAGCATAGATGAGTACCTTCGTTTCCTCCAGCAGGGAGGAGGCAGCTGCCTGTTCAATAAGCCTAGCAAG cTATTAGACCCACCAGAGTGTGGTAATGGATATGTAGAGGTGGGAGAGGAATGTGACTGTGGCTCACTAGTG GAGTGTGCTCGAAATGGAGCCAACTGCTGTAAGAAGTGTACGCTTACCCACAATGCCATGTGTAGCAATGGGCTCTGCTGCAGGGACTGCAGG TATGAGCTGAGAGGGGTGACGTGCCGTGATGCTGTTAATGACTGCGACATTTCTGAGACCTGTACAGGAGACTCCAGtcag TGTCCTCATAATGTCCACAAACTGGATGGGTACATGTGTGATACAGGCCAG GGTCGTTGTTATGGAGGACGCTGTAAAACTAGAGATGGCCAGTGCAGGACTCTGTGGGGCTACA ACTCAGCTGACAGGTTTTGTTATGAGAAGCTGAACTCTGAGGGCACAGATAAAGGAAACTGTGGCCCAGACTCCAGTGGTCAGGGATGGGTGCAGTGCAACAAGCA AGATGTTTTATGCGGTTTGCTGCTGTGCACCAATCTGACAGAGAAGCCGAGGTTTGGTGAGCTGCATGGGAAGATCACTAGTCTGACCATCCACCATCAGAACAGATACCTGGACTGCAG AGGAGGCCATGCAGTACTGGACGATGGTTTGGACATGGGCTATGTGGAGGATGGGACGCCATGTGggccaaacatgatgtgtttggagcGCCGCTGCCTCCCTGTCACCACCTTCAACCTGAGCACCTGCCCTGGTTCCTCATCCTCGCGCATTTGCTCCCATCACGGG ACGTGCAGCAATGAGGTGAAGTGTATCTGTGATCCAGACTACACTGGGAAGGACTGTAGTGTGCTTGACCCGATCCCCATCCCCACCCCCCCAGAGGGCCCCGAAAAGTACAGAG AAACATCCGGAGAGGAAG ATCTTCAGGAGTTTGAGTCCTATTTCTCTACTGTCCTGTCTTCCTTACACTGTGTCCAGTCTGCTCtgaggagacaaaaaaatatgatgtcttccattttttccccactttttctgatttcactgctgcctccatcagtattttctctctgtggatAG
- the fkbp10b gene encoding peptidyl-prolyl cis-trans isomerase FKBP9, with protein MFVCCVVVLLLLVPRSSVDCNPSPVAADVVVDRYFIPKVCGREAGEGDHVRYHYNATFEDGKVFDSSLQRGAAKVGVLGEGRLIAGIDKGLRGMCVNERRTVTIPPHLAYGSTGAGDVIPPDATLVFDIHLLDLWNKADLVVTKTITTPKDCKRSVMRTDFVRYHFNGTLLDGTVFESSYVRMQTHDSLVGEGWLIKGLEEGLLGMCVGEIRNIVIPPFKAYGEKGSGTEIPPQATLVYDVLLMDIHNPKDNITIEDPVVPESCTRRSVVGDYIRYHYNGTFLNGVTFDTSYQRNSTYNTYIGMGYVITGMDQALLGVCVGERRRAIIPPHLAYGEKGAGNVIPPSAVLVFDIHVIDFHNPNDKVDIKIIHRPEECNDTTEVNDLVHYHYNCTLMDGTVLFSSHDYGNVPEAVLGMDKVIDGLDEGLRGMCAGEKRLVTVPPHLGHGERGATGVPGSAVLVFDIELVSFQKGVPPGYLFVWLNDTPENLFETMDINKNKEVPQEEFAEFIKMQVADGKGRMKPGLSTEQVIADMFHNQDRDKDGVITEKELKLKVDEDNEKKEKRHEEL; from the exons atgtttgtgtgttgtgttgttgtgttgctccTGCTGGTCCCTCGGTCCTCTGTGGACTGTAATCCCAGTCCGGTGGCTGCAGATGTAGTCGTGGACAGATACTTCATCCCCAAAGTTTGTGGCAGAGAGGCCGGAGAGGGAGATCACGTCCGCTATCACTACAACGCCACGTTTGAGGACGGGAAAGTGTTTGACTCCAG CCTCCAGAGAGGAGCCGCCAAGGTCGGGGTGCTGGGCGAGGGGCGGCTCATCGCGGGGATAGACAAAGGTCTGCGGGGCATGTGCGTGAATGAGCGCCGGACGGTGACCATCCCGCCGCACCTGGCCTACGGCAGCACCGGGGCAG GGGATGTGATTCCTCCAGATGCCACTCTGGTATTCGACATCCATCTGTTGGACCTGTGGAACAAAGCTGACCTGGTCGTCACCAAAACCATCACAACTCCCAAAGACTGCAAACGCTCTGTGATGCGCACTGATTTTGTGCGCTACCATTTCAACGGCACTCTGCTCGACGGCACTGTCTTTGAGTCCAG CTACGTCAGGATGCAGACTCATGATTCCTTAGTGGGCGAAGGTTGGCTGATCAAGGGCCTAGAAGAAGGCCTGCTGGgtatgtgtgtgggagagatCAGAAATATTGTCATCCCACCCTTTAAAGCCTACGGAGAAAAGGGATCAG GTACGGAGATCCCCCCCCAGGCCACCCTGGTGTATGACGTCCTGTTGATGGACATTCATAACCCAAAAGACAACATCACCATCGAGGACCCGGTAGTGCCGGAGTCCTGCACCCGCAGGTCTGTGGTCGGGGATTACATCCGCTACCACTACAACGGTACCTTCCTGAACGGCGTCACCTTTGACACCAG CTACCAGAGGAACAGCACATACAACACCTACATCGGGATGGGGTACGTGATCACAGGCATGGACCAGGCCCTGCTGGGGGTGTGTGttggggagaggaggagggccaTCATCCCCCCACACCTGGCGTATGGAGAGAAAGGAGCAG GTAATGTCATCCCCCCGTCAGCTGTGCTCGTGTTTGACATCCACGTCATCGACTTCCACAATCCCAACGACAAAGTGGACATCAAGATCATCCACAGACCTGAGGAATGTAATGACACCACGGAGGTGAACGACCTCGTCCACTATCACTACAACTGCACCCTGATGGATGGAACGGTGCTCTTTTCCTC ACACGACTATGGGAACGTTCCAGAGGCCGTGCTGGGGATGGACAAAGTCATCGACGGGCTTGACGAGGGTTTGAGGGGCATGTGTGCAGGAGAGAAGAGGTTGGTGACAGTGCCTCCTCATCTGGGccatggagagagaggag CCACTGGTGTTCCAGGCAGCGCTGTGTTGGTCTTTGATATTGAACTGGTGAGCTTTCAGAAGGGTGTGCCCCCTGGTTACCTGTTTGTGTGGCTAAATGACACGCCTGAGAACCTGTTTGAAACCATGGACATCAACAAGAACAAAGAGGTTCCACAGGAGGAG TTTGCAGAGTTCATCAAGATGCAGGTGGCAGATGGCAAAGGTCGTATGAAGCCTGGACTGTCCACAGAGCAGGTGATTGCCGACATGTTCCATAACCAGGATCGAGATAAAGATGGCGTGATCACAGAGAAAGAGCTCAAACTGAAGGTAGATGAggacaatgaaaagaaagaaaaaaggcacgAGGAGTTGTAA